A single window of Bremerella cremea DNA harbors:
- a CDS encoding methyltransferase domain-containing protein → MTSPEILGQFIPLHYHYDMLRDNYRMTAFQQAISQTVQPGMTVVDLGGGTGVLSYFAAMAGAKVYYVERNPELVAVAQRFLKMNKVADLVTIVHEDAAQFVPSEPVDVVTCEMLHVGLVREKQTEVIAAFKRNYTEKHGPKLPRFIPEASLLALQPVTQAYEFSGFHAPVPLFQPPVAQMPGTTELGQPALYETVLYDSNFQHEVAWKGVLTMQHAGTLNAWRLVTKNVLAILVEQQTEICWHNQYLVVPLSEPLEVQIGDRVEVEVAYQFCSELTDLWDGIQQRLHVPFGQKKLAA, encoded by the coding sequence GTGACTTCTCCCGAAATCCTTGGCCAATTCATTCCGCTTCATTACCACTACGATATGCTGCGGGATAACTACCGAATGACTGCTTTCCAGCAGGCCATCTCCCAAACGGTTCAGCCAGGAATGACGGTCGTCGACCTGGGAGGTGGAACTGGTGTGCTTTCCTACTTCGCCGCCATGGCAGGCGCCAAGGTTTACTATGTCGAGCGCAATCCAGAACTGGTTGCCGTTGCTCAGCGGTTTCTAAAAATGAACAAAGTGGCCGATCTTGTCACGATCGTCCACGAAGACGCCGCTCAATTTGTTCCCTCGGAACCAGTCGATGTGGTTACCTGTGAAATGCTGCATGTAGGTTTGGTACGGGAAAAACAAACCGAGGTCATCGCCGCTTTCAAACGCAATTACACGGAAAAACATGGGCCTAAGCTTCCACGTTTCATTCCAGAAGCCTCGCTGCTGGCTTTGCAACCGGTCACGCAAGCTTACGAGTTCTCTGGTTTTCACGCGCCAGTTCCTTTGTTTCAGCCCCCCGTAGCCCAAATGCCCGGAACAACCGAACTGGGCCAGCCAGCGCTATACGAAACGGTTCTTTACGATTCTAACTTTCAACACGAAGTGGCCTGGAAGGGAGTCTTGACCATGCAACATGCCGGCACTCTGAACGCCTGGCGGCTGGTCACTAAGAACGTGTTGGCCATTTTGGTCGAACAGCAAACCGAGATTTGCTGGCACAACCAATACTTGGTCGTCCCTTTGTCAGAACCGCTAGAAGTCCAAATCGGTGACCGTGTTGAAGTCGAGGTTGCTTATCAATTCTGTAGCGAGCTAACGGATTTGTGGGATGGCATCCAGCAGCGCCTGCACGTTCCGTTCGGTCAAAAAAAGCTTGCTGCCTAA
- a CDS encoding sensor histidine kinase: MTTDKPGAFATLAWFCPITLGTTLFATGVAYVLLPTASPIPVAIALAGMSLAFVLCLWKRYAYNNIKSKLFDLLQNLVTMSSDDLELQRFKEQIARHHFSPRAKSVLWEVQDAIHSNREKLFELQQRSASAEVRIHLAESRANQINWVIEGLTEPVLMINQYGELTLTNPAAVNLLGMQDAKPGTPIEQTLHCDTLIQLLHETRRRKLRSSRVAEIELADPNGEKHWYRVTVNTVSEGEQDGSCDTSFGAVAVLRDISGYKAIQRRNAEFVSAVSHEMKTPLAGIKAYTELLADGEAEDEETRDEFLGVISGQADRLQRLIDNLLNLARIEAGVVSVSKKPRSLNDLLEEAATIVQPTAEQKNITLSVELSPMYLGVLADRDMILQAAINLLSNAIKYTPEGGKVTLRSRLVDREVHFEVEDTGVGLSPEDCEMVFEKFYRVKKDQKMASGTGLGLPLAKHIVEDVHGGTLTVKSQLGKGSTFQIALPTVQVIEHAS; the protein is encoded by the coding sequence ATGACCACAGACAAACCAGGAGCGTTCGCGACCTTGGCTTGGTTCTGCCCTATTACTTTGGGCACTACCTTGTTCGCTACCGGAGTTGCCTACGTCTTATTACCCACCGCTTCTCCCATTCCGGTGGCAATTGCCCTGGCAGGCATGTCGCTTGCTTTCGTCCTGTGTCTTTGGAAACGCTACGCCTACAACAACATAAAATCCAAGCTGTTTGACTTGCTCCAAAACCTAGTGACGATGTCAAGCGATGACCTTGAACTCCAGCGATTTAAAGAACAAATCGCCCGGCATCATTTCTCACCGCGAGCCAAATCGGTTTTATGGGAAGTCCAAGATGCGATCCACTCGAATCGCGAGAAGTTGTTTGAACTGCAACAACGCTCGGCCAGCGCTGAAGTCCGCATCCATCTAGCGGAGTCGCGTGCAAACCAAATCAACTGGGTTATCGAAGGTTTAACCGAGCCCGTTTTGATGATTAATCAATACGGTGAACTCACCCTCACCAACCCTGCTGCAGTCAACCTGTTAGGCATGCAAGACGCTAAGCCTGGCACGCCCATCGAGCAAACGCTCCACTGCGACACTTTGATTCAGCTTCTGCACGAAACACGTCGCCGTAAGTTGCGTTCGTCTCGCGTGGCCGAGATTGAGCTGGCCGATCCTAACGGCGAGAAGCACTGGTACCGCGTGACGGTTAACACCGTATCGGAAGGCGAGCAAGACGGAAGCTGCGATACCAGTTTTGGTGCCGTGGCAGTCTTGCGTGACATTAGCGGCTACAAAGCCATTCAACGGCGCAATGCAGAGTTCGTCTCGGCGGTCAGCCACGAAATGAAAACTCCTTTGGCCGGCATTAAAGCCTACACTGAACTATTGGCCGACGGCGAAGCGGAAGACGAAGAAACGCGAGACGAATTCCTCGGCGTTATCAGCGGCCAGGCAGATCGCCTGCAACGCCTGATCGATAACTTGCTGAACTTGGCACGTATCGAAGCTGGCGTCGTTAGCGTGAGCAAGAAGCCTCGCTCGCTGAACGACTTGCTCGAAGAGGCAGCGACCATTGTTCAGCCCACCGCCGAACAAAAAAACATCACCCTGAGCGTGGAACTAAGCCCCATGTACTTGGGCGTGCTTGCCGATCGCGACATGATTTTACAAGCGGCGATCAACCTGCTTTCCAACGCCATCAAATATACGCCCGAAGGAGGCAAAGTAACGCTTCGCAGTCGCCTGGTCGATCGCGAGGTTCACTTCGAGGTAGAAGATACCGGCGTGGGGCTCAGTCCCGAAGACTGCGAGATGGTCTTCGAGAAGTTCTACCGCGTAAAGAAAGATCAAAAGATGGCCTCGGGAACAGGTCTTGGTCTACCACTTGCCAAACATATTGTCGAGGACGTGCACGGCGGGACGCTCACCGTGAAAAGCCAACTAGGCAAGGGAAGTACTTTCCAAATCGCGTTGCCAACGGTTCAAGTGATCGAGCACGCCAGCTAA
- a CDS encoding response regulator, whose amino-acid sequence MSAKVLIADDEMHILRAAEFKLKRSGFDVACVEDGQAAWEAIQEQAPDILITDYHMPRMDGLALCRTVRQNEATASLPIVMLTAKGFDLSGDDDETAELNIAAVLAKPFSPRGLVQCIHEVLETGSYVPTVTTF is encoded by the coding sequence ATGTCTGCGAAAGTCCTGATTGCTGACGATGAAATGCACATCCTGCGTGCAGCCGAATTCAAGCTCAAGCGGAGTGGCTTCGACGTTGCCTGTGTGGAAGACGGCCAGGCCGCGTGGGAAGCCATCCAAGAGCAGGCTCCCGATATTCTAATCACCGACTACCACATGCCTCGCATGGATGGCCTCGCGCTGTGCCGCACCGTTCGTCAAAACGAGGCAACCGCCAGCTTGCCGATTGTTATGCTGACCGCGAAAGGCTTCGATCTTTCTGGCGATGACGACGAAACGGCCGAGCTAAATATTGCCGCCGTGCTGGCCAAACCATTCAGCCCACGTGGCCTGGTGCAATGTATTCACGAAGTACTAGAAACCGGCAGTTATGTTCCCACCGTCACCACGTTCTAA
- a CDS encoding STAS domain-containing protein, whose protein sequence is MNLSSETFGNVMVIHTPEELGEDQAENVREFLESRDRKKLIVDLDGTETIDSIGLETLLEVQDTLREQGGDLRIATTNYANRKIMELTRLDSMLEVFDSVIDAVKSYA, encoded by the coding sequence ATGAACCTGTCTTCCGAAACTTTCGGCAACGTGATGGTCATCCACACTCCTGAAGAACTGGGGGAAGACCAAGCGGAAAACGTACGCGAGTTTCTGGAATCACGTGATCGCAAAAAGCTGATCGTCGACCTAGACGGTACGGAAACGATCGACAGTATCGGCTTGGAAACCCTCTTGGAAGTGCAAGATACCCTCCGAGAACAAGGGGGCGATTTGCGGATTGCCACCACCAACTACGCCAACCGCAAGATCATGGAACTTACCCGGCTCGATTCAATGCTCGAAGTTTTTGATAGCGTCATCGACGCCGTCAAGAGCTACGCCTAG
- a CDS encoding GspE/PulE family protein, with protein MESMMSPTHAPPRLGNLLIRRGYVTVEQLEEALVYQQTKGRGKLVGEILVELDFCTEDQVIECLATEYGVPHARLEARLYDPKVVDLLPREYIEKHHVFPLFKIRGVLTIALSELSNLFLIEEIKNQTGLEVQIVAASTKDIRRMISNLPDSRVFVIDDIIEDNNDTEVTLIEEAIEDIGDVEEIAGQSPVIRLVNYVVYNAVKEGASDIHIEPAERCMRVRYRIDGRLHKSLEVPIHLLNAVSSRIKIMAGLDISERRLPQDGRVHVMLDSRKIDLRVSTFPGNRGEKTVIRVLDTKKITLVLKNLGFAEDILTRLTANVHAPNGIVLVTGPTGSGKSTTLYAALNEIASMENNVCTVEDPIEYHLPLINQFQVQERVGLTFSVALRTLLRQDPDVIMVGEIRDEETGRTAIQAALTGHLVLSTLHTNNALSAVTRLVNMGVEPYLIGAALNMVLAQRLVRRICPKCSEAYEPDRNLRRALERMGHEIDSFRKGVGCRACRNTGYSGRIGVHELLTISDELRDAIVNGTSLADMRKIAQANNSLIGMQLDGYRKVKEGITTVEEIIHATGDIVY; from the coding sequence ATGGAATCGATGATGTCCCCCACGCACGCTCCGCCTCGTCTTGGTAACTTACTAATTCGTCGCGGCTATGTCACCGTGGAACAACTCGAAGAAGCCCTGGTCTATCAACAGACCAAAGGGCGGGGCAAGCTTGTTGGCGAAATTCTTGTTGAACTCGACTTCTGCACCGAAGACCAAGTCATCGAGTGCCTCGCCACCGAGTATGGCGTTCCGCATGCGCGGCTCGAAGCACGGTTGTACGATCCCAAGGTCGTCGACTTACTCCCCCGCGAATATATCGAGAAGCATCACGTCTTCCCGCTGTTCAAGATTCGCGGCGTACTCACCATCGCTCTCTCGGAACTCTCGAACCTGTTTTTGATTGAAGAGATCAAAAACCAAACAGGACTCGAAGTTCAAATTGTCGCGGCGTCGACCAAAGATATTCGCCGGATGATCTCGAACCTGCCAGACTCGCGGGTTTTCGTGATCGACGACATTATCGAGGACAACAACGACACCGAAGTCACTTTAATTGAAGAAGCGATTGAGGACATTGGCGACGTCGAGGAAATCGCAGGCCAATCCCCAGTGATTCGCTTGGTCAACTACGTCGTCTATAACGCGGTGAAGGAAGGGGCGAGCGATATCCATATCGAGCCAGCCGAGCGCTGCATGCGCGTTCGTTATCGCATCGATGGTCGCCTGCACAAGTCGCTGGAAGTGCCGATTCACCTACTTAATGCGGTGAGCAGCCGTATCAAGATCATGGCCGGCCTCGACATCAGCGAACGCCGCTTGCCCCAAGATGGCCGTGTTCACGTGATGCTCGATTCGCGAAAGATCGACTTGCGTGTGAGCACCTTCCCCGGCAATCGTGGCGAAAAGACGGTGATTCGTGTTCTCGACACCAAAAAGATCACGCTGGTCCTGAAGAACCTCGGTTTCGCCGAAGATATCCTCACGCGGCTCACCGCCAACGTCCATGCCCCCAACGGAATCGTGCTGGTAACCGGGCCAACCGGTAGCGGTAAGTCGACCACGCTCTATGCGGCGCTCAACGAAATCGCTTCGATGGAAAACAACGTCTGCACGGTCGAAGATCCGATTGAGTACCACCTGCCGTTGATCAACCAGTTTCAAGTACAAGAACGTGTTGGCCTGACATTCTCGGTCGCCCTCAGAACCCTGTTGCGGCAAGACCCCGACGTGATCATGGTGGGTGAAATTCGTGATGAGGAAACGGGACGCACGGCCATTCAAGCGGCCCTAACCGGGCACTTGGTGCTTAGTACGCTGCATACCAACAACGCCCTCTCGGCAGTCACGCGGTTGGTGAACATGGGGGTCGAACCGTACCTGATCGGGGCGGCACTCAATATGGTGCTTGCGCAACGCCTGGTGCGACGCATCTGTCCGAAATGTAGCGAAGCGTACGAACCAGACCGTAACCTTCGCCGGGCTCTCGAACGCATGGGCCACGAGATCGATTCGTTCCGCAAAGGGGTCGGCTGTCGGGCTTGTCGTAATACCGGCTACAGCGGCCGTATCGGCGTTCACGAACTGTTAACCATCTCGGACGAACTACGCGATGCCATCGTCAACGGAACTTCATTGGCCGATATGCGTAAGATCGCGCAAGCCAACAACTCGCTCATCGGCATGCAACTGGACGGCTACCGCAAGGTGAAAGAAGGAATCACGACCGTCGAGGAAATCATTCATGCCACTGGCGATATCGTGTACTAA
- a CDS encoding type II secretion system F family protein, producing the protein MQTFAYQAKDRLGQVHDSSIEAESVEEARALLAGDGLQIVSIEQEASFGLGFGGNRISRNDIIYMTSQLSVMVETGINLSAALSGIASQEKNEALKKLILDLKKDVEGGEDFSLVLSRCPKYFDQTYVALIRASEQTGLMGEMLEKIARYLRKEAETRGKIRAALAYPAVMICLACGVTIFLLTFVLPKFEPLFNRKGIKLPTPTIIMMKSSDFLLNYWPYWIPALVAMLVGFLIFRQSEPGRKVLDSLKLNFPIIGPMIRKVAIARSLNTLGTLVRSDVPMLQSLELTAQVCNNSHYSKMWKDVIEAVTSGSQIHECLRKSQLMPSTIVQMIAAGEETGRLDDVLDKVSTHYEHDVDMSIKTTTSLIEPIMIAVMGVVVGGIAMSLLLPIFQLSRNV; encoded by the coding sequence ATGCAAACATTCGCCTATCAAGCCAAAGACCGACTCGGGCAAGTGCACGATAGTTCGATCGAAGCAGAAAGCGTGGAAGAAGCACGGGCCTTGCTGGCGGGCGACGGCCTGCAAATCGTTTCGATCGAGCAAGAAGCCTCGTTCGGCTTGGGTTTCGGCGGCAATCGGATCTCGCGAAACGATATCATCTACATGACCAGCCAACTGTCGGTGATGGTCGAAACCGGTATCAACTTGTCAGCGGCGTTGTCGGGGATCGCTTCGCAAGAAAAGAACGAAGCCCTTAAGAAGTTGATTCTCGATTTGAAGAAAGATGTCGAAGGAGGGGAGGACTTCTCGTTAGTCTTATCACGATGCCCTAAATACTTCGATCAAACCTATGTCGCCCTGATCCGTGCCAGTGAACAGACAGGGCTCATGGGAGAGATGCTCGAAAAAATCGCCCGCTATCTTCGTAAAGAAGCCGAAACCCGAGGCAAAATCCGGGCAGCGTTGGCCTACCCAGCCGTGATGATCTGCCTGGCCTGCGGTGTGACAATCTTCCTGTTAACGTTCGTTCTGCCGAAGTTCGAACCCTTGTTCAACCGCAAGGGAATCAAGCTGCCAACGCCGACCATCATCATGATGAAGTCTTCCGACTTCTTACTTAATTATTGGCCATACTGGATTCCGGCTCTCGTGGCGATGCTGGTCGGCTTTCTGATCTTTCGCCAGAGTGAGCCAGGGCGCAAGGTGCTTGATAGCCTCAAGCTGAACTTCCCCATCATCGGCCCTATGATCCGCAAAGTGGCCATCGCTCGCAGCTTGAACACCTTAGGAACACTCGTCCGGAGCGACGTTCCGATGCTGCAATCGCTGGAACTCACTGCTCAGGTTTGCAACAACAGCCACTATTCTAAGATGTGGAAAGACGTGATTGAAGCAGTCACCTCCGGTAGTCAAATCCATGAATGCCTACGCAAGAGCCAGTTGATGCCATCGACCATCGTCCAGATGATCGCCGCCGGAGAAGAAACTGGGCGACTCGACGACGTGCTCGACAAAGTCAGCACCCACTACGAACACGATGTCGATATGTCGATCAAGACCACCACGAGCCTGATCGAACCGATCATGATCGCCGTGATGGGTGTCGTGGTGGGCGGCATCGCGATGTCGCTTCTGTTGCCAATTTTCCAACTCAGCCGAAATGTTTAG
- a CDS encoding ABC1 kinase family protein → MRLTNIPQLYRNMNRWTEIVSVLSRYGLADWIQRFHFDFAKNLFKDRDGELLARYTGEARIRMALEDLGPTFIKLGQILSTRPDIVGVDLAEELKKLQAETPADPPEQVRQLIESELGQPVEQLFSTFEETALASASIGQVHLARLFTGEKVVVKVQHHGIEKVVHEDLEILTGLASLAESVPEFRDYHPKATVAEFQRALRRELDFGREERNIQQFEATFERNETVQIPKVYPDLCTPRILTMEYIHGIKLSQQAQLVEAGIDLSEVARRGAELYMHMIFETGFYHADPHPGNILLLPGDVIGLIDFGMVGRIDDRLREDIEDLLMGITTRDADLLSATIMRIGSTPPDLDERSLRRDANDYVADFANQQLEGLNFADAVNEMFKIVRAYKIQLPPQVTMLLKTMMMLDGTGRMLTPSFSLAELFSKHRRRIMMRRFSPARRLRKLWRMYSEVERLAEQMPRRISEILELVRVGKFDIHLDHRRLEPSVNRMVLGIMTAALFMGSSQMLSSDVPPLLFKNEGWLQMKDLSIPGSIGLVISFVLGARLVLAINRSGRLDRERE, encoded by the coding sequence ATGAGACTCACGAACATTCCCCAGTTGTATCGCAATATGAACCGTTGGACCGAGATTGTCTCGGTGCTAAGCCGGTACGGGCTGGCGGACTGGATTCAGCGATTCCATTTCGACTTCGCCAAGAACCTGTTTAAGGATCGCGATGGCGAGTTGCTGGCACGCTATACCGGTGAAGCACGGATTCGCATGGCCTTGGAAGACCTGGGGCCGACGTTTATCAAGCTGGGACAAATCCTCAGCACACGTCCCGACATTGTTGGGGTCGATTTGGCTGAAGAGCTGAAAAAGCTGCAAGCCGAAACGCCCGCCGATCCCCCTGAGCAAGTTCGCCAGTTGATTGAATCGGAACTGGGGCAGCCAGTCGAACAGCTGTTCTCGACGTTCGAGGAAACTGCGCTAGCCTCGGCTTCAATTGGCCAGGTTCATTTGGCCCGCTTATTTACCGGCGAGAAGGTGGTGGTCAAAGTGCAGCACCACGGGATCGAGAAGGTCGTGCATGAAGACCTCGAGATCTTAACGGGACTGGCTTCTTTGGCGGAATCGGTGCCGGAGTTCCGAGATTATCATCCCAAAGCCACAGTGGCCGAGTTTCAGCGGGCCTTGCGACGCGAGCTCGATTTTGGCCGAGAAGAACGAAACATTCAGCAGTTCGAGGCTACCTTCGAACGCAACGAAACGGTCCAGATACCGAAGGTTTACCCCGATCTTTGTACGCCACGAATCTTGACGATGGAGTACATCCATGGGATTAAGCTATCGCAGCAAGCCCAATTGGTGGAAGCCGGAATCGATTTGAGCGAGGTGGCTCGTCGTGGCGCCGAGCTATACATGCATATGATCTTTGAAACCGGGTTCTATCACGCCGACCCGCATCCTGGCAACATTTTGTTGCTGCCAGGGGATGTGATTGGTTTGATCGATTTCGGAATGGTCGGGCGGATTGATGACCGGCTGCGGGAAGATATCGAAGACCTGCTGATGGGGATCACCACGCGCGACGCCGATTTACTTTCGGCAACGATCATGCGGATCGGTTCTACTCCGCCTGATTTGGATGAACGATCGCTCCGCCGCGATGCCAACGACTACGTGGCTGACTTCGCGAATCAGCAGTTGGAAGGGCTCAACTTCGCCGACGCGGTGAACGAGATGTTCAAGATCGTACGTGCCTACAAAATACAGTTGCCGCCGCAGGTCACCATGTTGCTGAAGACAATGATGATGCTGGACGGAACGGGGCGCATGTTGACGCCGTCTTTTAGCCTCGCCGAGCTTTTCAGTAAACATCGTCGCCGGATCATGATGCGGCGTTTTTCCCCCGCACGCCGACTGCGGAAATTATGGCGGATGTACAGCGAGGTGGAACGTTTGGCCGAGCAGATGCCACGGCGAATCAGCGAGATCTTAGAGCTGGTCCGCGTTGGCAAGTTTGATATTCATTTAGATCATCGCCGCTTGGAACCTTCGGTCAACCGAATGGTGTTGGGCATCATGACGGCCGCGCTGTTTATGGGTTCGTCGCAGATGCTCAGCTCGGACGTGCCTCCCCTGCTCTTCAAGAACGAAGGGTGGCTACAAATGAAAGATCTTTCTATCCCCGGCTCGATCGGCTTGGTGATTAGCTTTGTGCTAGGAGCCCGCTTGGTTCTGGCCATCAATCGCAGCGGTCGCTTGGACCGTGAGCGAGAATAG
- a CDS encoding PQQ-binding-like beta-propeller repeat protein, translating to MKTLLPTTIALLALFSSSTLADNWPSWRGPDNQGISYEKNVPVEWSKDKNIAWRLEMPGAAGSTPIVWEDNIFLTSVAGDDLVLMCIGTDGQEKWRSKLGSGNRDVRGDEGNSAAPSPSTDGKYVWAFFTNGSLGCFDFEGNEIWQFDVEDRYGEFDIQFGMTSTPVVHGDKLYLQLIHSGGAKVVALDKATGKEVWAVARPSDARAECEHSYASPIVYDGPEAKFLLTHGADYSIAYDLETGEELWRVGGLHPPGRYDVTLRFVSSPVAKDGMVVVPSAKRGITAAVKTTSKGNITDKKEDYFWTFDVTPDVPSPLIVDDYVYLCRENGNLIALDKATGKQLYEERTNRIRHRASPVYADGKIYLTGRDGMVTVVQAGPEFKIIAQNEIGEAIAASPVFSNGRIYLRTFDALWAIGE from the coding sequence ATGAAAACGCTGCTCCCTACCACCATCGCATTGCTGGCACTCTTCTCTTCTTCCACCCTGGCCGATAACTGGCCTTCCTGGCGTGGTCCTGACAATCAAGGAATCAGCTACGAAAAGAATGTTCCCGTCGAGTGGAGCAAAGACAAGAACATCGCCTGGCGGTTAGAAATGCCAGGCGCCGCTGGCTCAACCCCCATCGTCTGGGAAGATAACATCTTCCTGACTTCCGTTGCCGGCGATGACTTGGTGCTGATGTGCATCGGCACCGATGGCCAAGAGAAATGGCGCAGCAAGTTGGGCAGCGGCAACCGTGATGTCCGTGGCGACGAAGGAAACTCGGCCGCGCCGTCTCCTTCCACCGACGGGAAATACGTTTGGGCTTTCTTCACCAACGGCTCGCTCGGCTGCTTCGACTTTGAAGGCAACGAGATTTGGCAATTCGACGTCGAAGATCGCTACGGCGAGTTCGATATCCAGTTCGGTATGACCTCGACGCCGGTTGTTCACGGCGACAAGCTTTACCTCCAGCTAATCCACAGCGGCGGTGCCAAGGTAGTCGCCCTTGATAAAGCAACCGGCAAAGAAGTGTGGGCCGTGGCTCGCCCGAGCGATGCCCGTGCCGAATGCGAACACAGCTACGCCTCGCCAATCGTCTACGACGGACCAGAAGCCAAGTTCCTGCTGACGCATGGGGCCGACTATTCGATAGCCTACGACCTGGAAACGGGCGAAGAGCTCTGGCGTGTCGGTGGCTTGCACCCGCCTGGCCGCTACGATGTGACCCTCCGCTTTGTTTCGTCCCCCGTGGCGAAAGATGGCATGGTGGTTGTCCCTTCTGCCAAACGGGGCATCACCGCCGCCGTGAAGACCACCAGCAAGGGGAACATCACCGACAAGAAGGAAGATTATTTTTGGACGTTCGACGTCACTCCAGACGTTCCTTCGCCGTTGATTGTAGATGACTACGTTTACCTCTGCCGCGAAAACGGTAACCTGATCGCCCTCGACAAGGCAACCGGCAAGCAGCTTTACGAAGAGCGAACCAACCGCATTCGCCACCGCGCGTCCCCCGTTTACGCCGATGGCAAGATCTACCTCACCGGCCGCGATGGCATGGTTACCGTGGTTCAAGCTGGCCCTGAGTTCAAGATCATCGCCCAAAACGAAATCGGCGAAGCGATCGCCGCCTCGCCGGTATTCAGCAACGGGCGCATCTACCTACGAACGTTCGACGCGTTGTGGGCGATTGGCGAGTAA
- a CDS encoding ankyrin repeat domain-containing protein: MGIHHRKASHPIYSEITRRTTAEDSMRKVGSLLVDCIDRSPWNVRSVPMKLPRFYFSFFGLLVFVALISIGLGVWHWYVAWPAAWAEFYELNQQEPTPELTERYLALVKRYPALAKEPETMHWGAKSGNAKLCRRLWESGAPLNEVSVTDKETPFSIALENDYADVVEFLIEQGVNESMWLRLKYSFMERQPLHIAAEHGNLKICQILVEAGADVNVPRQLDTGKNDPLTLAIRSGNANLVAYLLDQGADHYFPKKVAIRDIAQQIMKRGDPNSITPENADRIIQLLEERYPRY; this comes from the coding sequence GTGGGAATTCACCACCGGAAAGCGAGCCATCCGATTTATTCGGAAATCACCCGCCGGACAACGGCAGAAGACTCCATGCGCAAGGTTGGCTCTCTGCTTGTTGATTGCATCGATAGGTCGCCATGGAACGTCAGGTCGGTTCCGATGAAACTTCCTCGTTTTTACTTCTCGTTCTTCGGACTACTCGTTTTTGTTGCCCTTATCTCCATCGGTTTGGGTGTTTGGCATTGGTATGTCGCCTGGCCAGCGGCCTGGGCTGAGTTCTACGAATTGAACCAGCAGGAACCAACGCCAGAACTCACCGAGCGGTATTTGGCGCTGGTAAAACGCTACCCAGCGTTGGCAAAAGAACCTGAAACGATGCACTGGGGAGCGAAATCAGGGAACGCGAAGCTTTGCCGTCGGCTATGGGAAAGTGGCGCCCCGCTCAACGAAGTGAGTGTTACGGATAAGGAAACGCCGTTCTCCATCGCGCTTGAAAACGATTATGCCGATGTCGTCGAATTCCTGATCGAGCAGGGCGTCAATGAATCTATGTGGCTGCGGCTAAAATATTCGTTCATGGAACGGCAACCGCTACATATCGCCGCAGAGCATGGGAATTTGAAAATCTGCCAAATTCTTGTCGAGGCGGGTGCTGATGTGAATGTGCCAAGACAGTTAGATACGGGAAAAAATGATCCCCTGACATTGGCGATTCGGTCTGGCAATGCCAATCTGGTGGCATACCTACTCGATCAAGGTGCCGACCACTATTTCCCCAAGAAAGTAGCCATACGGGATATCGCGCAACAAATAATGAAAAGGGGCGACCCGAATTCGATCACGCCGGAAAATGCCGATCGAATCATTCAACTCTTGGAAGAGCGCTATCCTCGTTACTAG
- a CDS encoding ComEA family DNA-binding protein — protein sequence MGQRTQKDGPQISVRSLLRRGEQLAIALVVAGTVVLGGIYFATLRMRQVELIDIDEAPLVERPFMVDVNQAEWAELAQLPGVGETIAKRIVESRQVQGPFLDHSDLQRVPGIGPRTVESLRGYLVPMPQADSIVVDAQIDPAS from the coding sequence ATGGGGCAACGAACGCAAAAAGATGGACCGCAGATTTCTGTGCGTTCGCTGCTGCGCCGTGGCGAACAGTTGGCGATTGCCCTGGTTGTGGCTGGAACCGTGGTGCTGGGGGGGATTTATTTTGCCACGCTGCGGATGCGGCAAGTCGAACTGATCGATATCGACGAAGCCCCGCTGGTCGAGCGTCCTTTCATGGTCGATGTGAACCAGGCCGAATGGGCAGAACTGGCTCAACTGCCTGGCGTGGGAGAGACCATCGCCAAGCGAATCGTTGAATCACGTCAGGTCCAAGGACCGTTTCTCGATCACTCGGACCTGCAGCGTGTGCCTGGCATTGGCCCGCGCACGGTCGAATCGTTACGCGGTTATTTGGTGCCCATGCCTCAGGCCGATTCGATCGTGGTCGATGCCCAGATCGATCCGGCCTCTTAG